The genome window CTCGGAGACGCGGCCGGCCACGACGAGCTCGAAGACGGCGTTCTGGTGCTGCTCGCGGGTCGGGAAGGCGACCCACTGGCCCTCGGCGTGGGCGTCGTCGACGACGAGAGCCATACGGACGCCACCGACCGGGCCGGAGACCGGCAGGCCGGACAGCTGGGTGGAGGCGGAGGCGGCGTTGATGGCCACCACGTCGTACATATCCTCCGGGTCCATGGACAGGACGGTCACGACGACCTGGACCTCGTTACGCAGTCCCTTGGTGAAGGTCGGACGCAGCGGGCGGTCAATGAGACGGCAGGCGAGGATCGCCTCGGTGCCGGGGCGGCCCTCACGACGGAAGAAGCTGCCGGGGATACGCCCTGCGGCGTACATCCGCTCCTCGACGTCCACGGTGAGCGGGAAGAAGTCGAGGTTCTCCCGCGGATGCTTCGAAGCAGTGGTGGTGGACAGCAGCATCGTGTCATCGTCGAGGTAGGCGGTGACGGCGCCGTCGGCCTGGCGGGCGAGCAGACCGGTCTCGAAGGTCAGGGTGCGGGTACCGAAGTCCCCGTTGTCGATGGTGGCGCTGACCTCCCACACTCCGGAATCAGGGTCGGTCAGTTCGGCGGTGTGGGTGGGCGCCGGGGTGTTCTTGCTGGTGTTCTTCGTCGTCATGACGGCGTCGGGTGACCTTTCGGGTCGTCTCTCCGTGGTCCCGCGTCGGCGGGCACCGATCATCGGTGTCGGTGTTCGGAAAATTCTCGGACAAGTTCCGGTATGAGACTACACCAGTGGACGACCAGTAGACGACGAGCGGACGACGAGCGGACCCCGCCCCACCGCAAGGCGGTGGAACGGGGTCCGGACGGGAACTGACGCGCGTCGACTAGCGGCGCAGGCCGAGCCGCTCGATGAGGGAGCGGTAGCGGGTGACGTCGTTCTCCTGCAGGTACTTCAGCAGGCCCTTGCGACGACCGACCAGCAGCAGCAGGCCGCGGCGGGAGTGGTGGTCGTGCTTGTGGAACTTGAGGTGCTCGGTCAGCTGACGGATACGGACGGTCAGCAGGGCGACCTGCGCCTCGGGGGAACCGGTGTCGGTCTCGTGAAGGCCGAATTCCTTGAGGGTCTCGGACTTCTGCTCCTTGGTAAGAGCCATGGTGAATCTCCTGTCGGTTGTTTCAGTCCGCGCAAAGAGGTGAAGAGCTGCCAGTGACTACCGCGGACCACAGTCACACAACCCGACGAGGCTATCACCGGCGGCCACGGGGAACCAAACGTCACCGGTCGGCAGGAACCAGTTCCCTGGTCCGGGCGACATCCCGATCCATCGCGGTGATGAGGTCGTCGACACCGTTGAAGGCCTCCATACCGCGGAGCCGCTCGACGAAACTGACGGTGACCTTGCGGCCGTAGAGGTCGGCGTCATGGTCGAGGACGAATGCCTCCACGCTGCGGGTCTCGTCGCCGAAGGTCGGGTTGGTCCCCACCGAGATCGCCGCCGGCATGTGGACCTCCACCGGCATGTCCCCCACCAGCTCTCCGGCCGGGTCCTTGAACGTCGGAAGGATACGCAGGTCGCCGGCATAGACGCCGTCCGCCGGCAGCGCCTGGCCGTCCGGAAAGTAGAGGTTCGCGGTCGGGAAACCGAGGGCTGCTCCACCGCGTCCGGCGCCGCGGGTCACCACGCCACGGACGGTGAAGTTGCGGCCCAGGGCGCGTCCAGCCGCGGCAACGTTCCCCTCGGTGAGCCGCTCCCGGATCCAGGTGGAGCACACCACATGGTCCTCGGCCTCCGCACCGGCGCGGGTGGCGTCCCCGGGGTCGGTGAGCAGACCATGGGTGATGACCTCGACGCCGCGAGCCGCACCGAGTTCCTGCATCGTCTCCGCGGTCCCGGACGCCAGGTGACCGAAGGTGAAGTTGTCCCCGATGACGACGGTGCGGGCGTGGAGCGCATCCACCAGGACCCGGGTGAAGTACTCCTCGGGGCTCCAGCCGGCGAGTTCCCGGTCGAAGTTGATGACGACCATCGCGTCAATGCCGTAGCGGGAGGCGGTGACGGCGCGCTGTTCCAGGGTCGCCAGCGCCGGGGGGACGGCGTCCGGACGGAAGAAGACGGTGGGGTGCGGGTCGAAGGTGACCATCACCGCGGGGACGCCGAGATCCGCCGCCCGCTGCACTGCCGAGGCGATGAGCTGCTGGTGTCCACGGTGAATGCCATCGAAGACGCCGATGGTGACGACAGTGCCGACGAGATCATCGGGCACCTGTTGCAGTCCGTTCCAGATATCCACGGGCACCAGACTACGACATCCCGCGACCCCACCTAGACTGACCTCCATGCCCAGAACGGATCCCCGCCCCGTCCTCGATCGCTCCGGCCTCGTCGTGGTCGACAAACCGGCCGGAATGACCAGCCATGATGTGGTCGGTCGCCTGCGTCGGCTCTTCCACACCCGACGGGTCGGTCACTCCGGCACCCTGGATCCGATGGCCACCGGCGTCCTGGTCGTCGGTATCGAGCGGGGGACGCGTTTCCTCGCCCACGTTGTCACCCACGACAAGCGGTACGCGGCGACAGTGCGGCTGGGAGCGTCCACCCTCACCGACGACGCCGAGGGCGAGGTTCTCACCACCGCTGACGCGGGTGCGTTGGCGTTGCTCGACGAGGAGCAGGTACGAAACGCCTTCGCCGCCCAGGTCGGCGAGATCATGCAGCGACCGAGCAGTGTCAGCTCGGTGAAGGTCAACGGGCGTCGGGCCCATGAGCTGGTCCGTGAGGGGGTGGAGGTGGTGCTGCCGGAACGTCCGGTGACCGTCTTCTCCCTGGAGGTGGACGAGGTACGCCTCTCCCCCGCCGGGGATGACGGCACCGGCACTGTCGAGGCCGACATCCGGGTGCACTGTTCCTCCGGCACCTATATCCGGTCGATCGCCCGTGACGTGGGCGAGGCACTCGGTGTGGGAGGACACCTCACCGCACTGCGTCGCACCAGCGCCGGACCGTTCAGCATCGAGGAAGCGCGCACCCTCGACCAACTTGCCGAGCAGTCGGAACAGGAGGAACGGGAGGGACAGGTGGGCCAACCGACCGCGGTCGCCGCCCCGCCGCTGTCCCTCACCCTCGACGAGGCCATGGTGCGGTGCTTCCCGGTACGGGAGGTGACCGAGGACCAGGGCAGTGCCCTGGCCCTCGGAAAATGGTTGGAGCCGGTCGGCGCCGACGGTGTCCGCGCCGCGGTCACCCCGTCCGGTCAGGCGGTCGCCCTCATCGAGGAGAAGGGGAAGCGGGCGGCGAGTGTCTTCGTCGCCCGCCCCGCCGGGATGGAGTAGCGCCCGACGCCGCGGGGCCCGACGGCGGGCGCATCGGGTGACCCGATTCCCCGGCGCCAGCCGCCATGCTCTACAATGCCAGTCAGTGAGACACAGCCTCCCGACCTGTGAGACGGTGTCAGAACCTGCCAGCACCTTAAAGACCACAAAGGATGAGTGAGGAACCTATGGCCATCAACCAGATCACCTGGAACGGCGGACTCCAGGAAGAGGCCGTCGAGCTTCTCCGTACCCCCGGTCACATCGTCGTCACCCCGACCAAGGTCGGCTACATCATCGCCACCAGCGACCGTGAGGGCCTCGAGCGCAAGTTCGCCGTCAAGCACCGCAAGCGCAACAAGCCCGGCGTCGTCCTCTGCGGCTCCATCGAGCAGCTCAAGGAGCTCGCCCAGCTCACCCCGGAGATCGAGAAGTTCTACCAGACCTGCGTGGACCGCGACATCCTCATGGGCTGCATCCTCCCCTGGAAGGAAGGCGCCCAGGAAAAGTACCTGCCCGAGGGTGCCGCCGAGCTCGCCACCGATGTCCGTGGCACCAGCTGCTTCGTGCTGAAGTTCGGCGTGCCTGGTGAGAACATCGCCCGGGAGCTGTGGGAAAAGGACCGCCGCCTGGTCTTCGCCTCCTCCGCCAACCCCTCCGGCAAGGGCAACCGCGGCCTCGTCGAAGGCATCGGCGAAGAGATCGCCAACGAGGCCGACCTCGTCATCGAGGGTGACGCCTACGTCGCCTCCATCCAGCCGGACAAGACCATCGAGAACCGCTACGAGCAGGGCGTCATGGTCTCCATGGTCGACGCCGACGGCACCATCGTCCCGGAGCAGCACGGCGAGCGCGGCATCACCCCGTGCCCGACCCTGATCCGCAAGGGCGTCTACAACGACGAGATCGTGCTGATCCTGTCCGAGCAGTTCACCTCGTGGGACTTCCGCCAGGGCGCCTACTACTGAGCCGGCCCCACCACCGGACCACCTGCGCCGGCCTCTTCCCGAGAGGGAAACGGCCGGCGTCGTGCATTCCCAGGCACCGGATGCCCGGTACCGGATCTCAGTGGCTGATGCTCAGAGCCTGATGCTCAGTGCCTGATCCCGCAGACCGTCGCGACGTACCCGTCGCGCAGCGTCCAGGATCCGGTGATCTCGTCCACCGGGGTCGGGCTGGTGAGCAACCGGGCCCGCCACGTCCCGCCGACGCCACCGGCACCGACGGTCCCGTTGTCGATCTCCAGGTGGAGTTCCGCCTCATCGAAATCAAGGAAGCGTCCGGCCAAGGGGAACCAGGACTTGTACACCGCCTCCTTCGCGGAGAACAGGACAGTGCCGAGCAACCGTTCACAGCGCGAATTCCCCGACAACCGCGACAGCGCCCAGCGCTCGGACGGGGAGGTCACGGCATGGAAGACCCCACCCGGCAGGGGCTCCGCCTTTTCCAGGTCCAGGCCGAGACTGCGCCAGACCCCCGCATCGCCCACCAGCGCGCCGCGCAACCCGTCGGTGTGGGACAGTGTTCCCACGGTCCCGTCGGGAAACAGCGGCATGCCCTGGTGCCCACGCAGGATCAGTGCGTCCCTCCCCCAGTGCCGCAGCGCCTGATGTGCACACCAGCGGGCATCCCCGAAGTCGGACTGACGCGAGGCGACGGCGCGGGCGACGAGCTGCCGTTCCAACCGATGGAGCAGCCGGAAACGATGCAGATCCGGAGTTCCATCGGTATGCAGCTCCACCGCGGAGGTATCCTCCGGGAGAATCAGCTCGGAGAGCAGGGACGCCCGGGATGAACCGTCCCGGTTGAGGGCGGTGACCCGGGGTGCGGACAGGATCATGGAAGGACCTCCGTGAGAACGGGGAAGGGCCAGAGATGGCGGGTGCGACGCGGCGGCAGGGAACGCTCGTGCTCGCGGGGATACCCGAGGGAGACCTCGGCATGAGTGACGCCGTCGATGTCACGGACCACAGGAATGTGCAGGTGCCCGTAGACGACGGTGGACGCCCGAAACCGGACCGGCCAGTCCTGGGTGTCCTGGGTACCGGACCACAGAGCGATCTCCGGCAGGTCAAGGTTGTCGGTCATTTCACGCACCAGCGGCCAGTGGTTGACGAGGACCGTGGGCCCGCTGATCCTGGACAGCCGACGGACGGTATAGGCGAGCCGATCGCGGCACCACCCGGGGACATCGACATACGGGGCGATGGCGACCTGATCGGTGAACATGACACCGTTGCCCTCCGCGGCGGAGAGAGCCTCAGAGACAGTGAGCGACGGATCTCGCCAGGAATGGTCGTAGAGAGTGAACATCGGGACGACGGTGTGATCCCCGAAGACCGGGTACCGGTCCTCGGGGGTGAGGACGTCGATCTCCCGGCATCCACGGACGAGTTCGCGGTACCGGTCCCGTCCGCGGTGGAGGTCCTGTGAGCTACAGAACAGCTCGTGGTTGCCGGGGACCCAGATGACCTGTTCGAACCGCTTTGCCAGGATCGCGAGGTTCTTCAGAACGGTGGAGACGCGCTCAGCGACGTCGCCGGCGACGATGAGCCAGTCCCGCGGATGGGCGGGCTGCACAAGCTCGTCGACGATGTCCCGGTTGCCGGGAGCGGCAACGTGCAGGTCGGAAACTGCCCACAGGGTACGGTGCTGAATCATTTCACCTCCGGTCAACTCATCCACTTCATTCACTCTAACCACTTAAGTCACACAAGTCACACTAATCACACAACGGCGAATTTCCGACACTCCATGACTTTTCTCCGCCGTCCAGCAGAGACTACCGCGTCACTCCGGTCCGCACCCACCGACCGGACCGGAACCGCAGTACCACGGCCACCAGCCGGAACACCAGGAATGCCAGCAGACCGCACCATACCCCGGTCAGCCCGAGGTCGGCGGCGCCCGCCACCAGAACGCCCGGAATGAATCCGAACACCAGAGAGACAATCGTCACAGTACGCAGAAATGCAACATCCCCGGCACCCAGCAGGACACCGTCGAGGGCGAAGACCACTCCCCCGACCACCGCCATGACCACGAGAATCCACCACGGGCCGGCCATCGCGGCACGTACCCCGGGATCCGCGGTGAACAGGCCGGGAACCACCCCGGCGGCAGACGCCAGGACGGCGCCGAGTACCAGGCCCGCCCCGACCGAGAACCACAGGACCGTGCGGGAGACCCGCCACGCCGCCGACCGGGACGCCGCCCCCAGGGCAGCACCGACGAGGGCCTGAGCGGCGACCGCCACGGAATCCAGCAGCAGGGTCAGCAGGTTCCACAACTGCAGCAGCACCTGGTGGGCCGCCAGAGCACCGGCGCCGGACCTGGCCGCCACCGCGGCGGCGGCGACGAACGCCACCTGGAACCCCAGGGAGCGCACCACCAGATCGCGCCCAGCGGTTAACTGGGGGCGGATCACCGACCAGGTTGGACGCACCGGTCTGCCGTCACCGTCCTGACGCCACGTCCGGACCAGGCACAGGACGAAGCAGCCGGCAGTGACCGTCTCCCCCGCCACCGTCGCCCAGGCGGAACCGATCAGCCCGAACCGCGTCACCGCCCAGGGGACGGCCACCGCCACGGGAACCAACCCGGCCAGCGTGAACAGCAGGGGGCGTCGGGTATCCGCGACTCCCCGCAGCCAGCCGTTCCCCGCCATCACGGTCAGCGCCGGCAGGATCGCCAGGGACGCCACCCGCAACCAGCGGGCAGCGTCCTCGGCCACCCCGGATCCGGCCTCCCCTGCCAGCCACCGGGTCACCGGCCCGGCGCTGAGCGCCACCGTCACCGCAAGAACTGATCCGACGGCGAGGGCCACCCAGGTCGCCTGGATCCCCTCTGCCACCGCACCCGCCCGGTCACCGGCGCCGTGACGTCGGGCCGCCCGGGCGGTCGTCCCGTAGGACAGGAAGGTGAGCTGGGTGGTCACCTGGGACAACACCGTCGTCCCGGCGGCCAGGGCCGCGAGTTCGATCGGGCCGAGGCGCCCCACCCAGGCGGTGTCCCACAACAGGTACAGCGGGGTGGCAGCAAGAACCGCCAGTGCGGGCAACGCCAGACCGAGAACGGTCCGCACGTCCGCCCGCACCGCCCGCACCGGCGGTGCCGGGGGTGACGGTGTGTCAGTCGTCGTCGACTCCGGTGGAGTCGGCGGCCTGGTCGGCAGCCACCCGGTAGGGGTCGGACTCGCCGGCCGGAGCGGCGCCAGCCGCCTGTGCCCGGACCCGCTCATCGATCTCGCGGGCCTTCGCCAGCAGCTCCTCCATGTGGGCGGAGGCTTCCGGCACAGTGTCCAGCGAGAAGCTGAGCGTCGGGGTGAACCGGACCGACAGCTGGTCGCCGACAATCTTCCGGAGCTGGCCACGGGCGCGATGCAGGGCTTCCGCGGCGGCGGCCGTGTCGGCCGGCTCGTCGATGGAGGCACCGCGCACGGTGTAGAACACCGTGGCGTCATGCAGGTCACCGGTGACCCGGCAGTCCGTGACCGTCACGTACTCGAGGCGACGGTCCTTGACCTCCCGCTCGATCGCCGAGGCGACGATCGTCATGATGCGCTTGGCCATGCGGGCCGCGCGGGCGTGGTCTGCCATGTCCTACTTGTCCTTCCCGTCCTTCTTGATGCTGTCGCGGGGAACCTCGACCAGCTCGTAGGCCTGGATGACGTCGCCCACCTGGATGTCCGGGTAGGAGAGCACCATACCGCACTCGTAACCGTGGTTGACCTCGGTGGCGTCGTCCTTCTCGCGGCGCAGCGAGTCGATCGTGGCCTTCTCCGCAATGACACGGCCGTCGCGGATAAGGCGGACCTGGGCGTTGCGCCGGACCTTGCCGGTCTGGACCATACAACCGGCGATGAGACCGACAGCGGAGGCCTTGAAGATCGCACGGATCTCGGCGGTACCGATTTCCCGCTCCTCGTAGACCGGCTTGAGCATGCCCTTGAGGGCGGCCTCAACCTCGTCGATGGCGTCGTAGATCACCGAGTAGTAGCGGATCTCCACACCTTCGGCGTTGGCCACCTCGGTGGCCTTGCCCTCGGCGCGCACATTGAAGCCGATGATGATGGCGTCGGACGCGGCGGCCAGGTCGACGTTGGTCTTGGTGACGGCACCCACACCACGGTCGATGATGTTGAGCTGCACCTCGTCGTCGACCTCGATCTGGAGGAGGGAATCCTCCAGGGCCTCGACGGTACCGGCGTTGTCACCCTTGAGGATGAGGTTGAGGGTACTGGTCTCCTTGAGCACGTCATCCAGGTCAGCCAAGCTGATGCGCTTGCGCGAACGGGCCTGGATGGCGTTCCGGCGACGGGCGTTGCGCTGGTCCGCGATCTGGCGGGCCGTGCGGTCGTCGTCGACGACGAGCAAGTTGTCACCGGCACCGGAGACGCTGGTGAGACCCAGCACCTGCACCGGACGCGAGGGCTCGGCCTCCTTGACGTCCTCACCGTGCTCGTCGACCATGCGACGGACACGACCGTGGGCGTCGCCGACGACGATGGAGTCACCGACGTGGAGGGTACCGCGCTGGATGATCACGTTGGCGACCGGACCACGACCGCGGTCCAGGTGCGACTCGATGGCGACACCCTGGGCCTGCATATCCGGGTTGACCATCAGCTCGTCACCGATCTCGATGTCCGCGGTGAGCAGCACCTGCTCCAGCAGCCCGTCGACATTGGTGCCCTG of Corynebacterium terpenotabidum Y-11 contains these proteins:
- the rpsO gene encoding 30S ribosomal protein S15 gives rise to the protein MALTKEQKSETLKEFGLHETDTGSPEAQVALLTVRIRQLTEHLKFHKHDHHSRRGLLLLVGRRKGLLKYLQENDVTRYRSLIERLGLRR
- a CDS encoding bifunctional riboflavin kinase/FAD synthetase, translated to MDIWNGLQQVPDDLVGTVVTIGVFDGIHRGHQQLIASAVQRAADLGVPAVMVTFDPHPTVFFRPDAVPPALATLEQRAVTASRYGIDAMVVINFDRELAGWSPEEYFTRVLVDALHARTVVIGDNFTFGHLASGTAETMQELGAARGVEVITHGLLTDPGDATRAGAEAEDHVVCSTWIRERLTEGNVAAAGRALGRNFTVRGVVTRGAGRGGAALGFPTANLYFPDGQALPADGVYAGDLRILPTFKDPAGELVGDMPVEVHMPAAISVGTNPTFGDETRSVEAFVLDHDADLYGRKVTVSFVERLRGMEAFNGVDDLITAMDRDVARTRELVPADR
- the truB gene encoding tRNA pseudouridine(55) synthase TruB, which gives rise to MPRTDPRPVLDRSGLVVVDKPAGMTSHDVVGRLRRLFHTRRVGHSGTLDPMATGVLVVGIERGTRFLAHVVTHDKRYAATVRLGASTLTDDAEGEVLTTADAGALALLDEEQVRNAFAAQVGEIMQRPSSVSSVKVNGRRAHELVREGVEVVLPERPVTVFSLEVDEVRLSPAGDDGTGTVEADIRVHCSSGTYIRSIARDVGEALGVGGHLTALRRTSAGPFSIEEARTLDQLAEQSEQEEREGQVGQPTAVAAPPLSLTLDEAMVRCFPVREVTEDQGSALALGKWLEPVGADGVRAAVTPSGQAVALIEEKGKRAASVFVARPAGME
- a CDS encoding L-threonylcarbamoyladenylate synthase, whose translation is MSEEPMAINQITWNGGLQEEAVELLRTPGHIVVTPTKVGYIIATSDREGLERKFAVKHRKRNKPGVVLCGSIEQLKELAQLTPEIEKFYQTCVDRDILMGCILPWKEGAQEKYLPEGAAELATDVRGTSCFVLKFGVPGENIARELWEKDRRLVFASSANPSGKGNRGLVEGIGEEIANEADLVIEGDAYVASIQPDKTIENRYEQGVMVSMVDADGTIVPEQHGERGITPCPTLIRKGVYNDEIVLILSEQFTSWDFRQGAYY
- a CDS encoding 4'-phosphopantetheinyl transferase family protein, with product MILSAPRVTALNRDGSSRASLLSELILPEDTSAVELHTDGTPDLHRFRLLHRLERQLVARAVASRQSDFGDARWCAHQALRHWGRDALILRGHQGMPLFPDGTVGTLSHTDGLRGALVGDAGVWRSLGLDLEKAEPLPGGVFHAVTSPSERWALSRLSGNSRCERLLGTVLFSAKEAVYKSWFPLAGRFLDFDEAELHLEIDNGTVGAGGVGGTWRARLLTSPTPVDEITGSWTLRDGYVATVCGIRH
- a CDS encoding metallophosphoesterase family protein, producing MIQHRTLWAVSDLHVAAPGNRDIVDELVQPAHPRDWLIVAGDVAERVSTVLKNLAILAKRFEQVIWVPGNHELFCSSQDLHRGRDRYRELVRGCREIDVLTPEDRYPVFGDHTVVPMFTLYDHSWRDPSLTVSEALSAAEGNGVMFTDQVAIAPYVDVPGWCRDRLAYTVRRLSRISGPTVLVNHWPLVREMTDNLDLPEIALWSGTQDTQDWPVRFRASTVVYGHLHIPVVRDIDGVTHAEVSLGYPREHERSLPPRRTRHLWPFPVLTEVLP
- a CDS encoding MATE family efflux transporter; protein product: MRADVRTVLGLALPALAVLAATPLYLLWDTAWVGRLGPIELAALAAGTTVLSQVTTQLTFLSYGTTARAARRHGAGDRAGAVAEGIQATWVALAVGSVLAVTVALSAGPVTRWLAGEAGSGVAEDAARWLRVASLAILPALTVMAGNGWLRGVADTRRPLLFTLAGLVPVAVAVPWAVTRFGLIGSAWATVAGETVTAGCFVLCLVRTWRQDGDGRPVRPTWSVIRPQLTAGRDLVVRSLGFQVAFVAAAAVAARSGAGALAAHQVLLQLWNLLTLLLDSVAVAAQALVGAALGAASRSAAWRVSRTVLWFSVGAGLVLGAVLASAAGVVPGLFTADPGVRAAMAGPWWILVVMAVVGGVVFALDGVLLGAGDVAFLRTVTIVSLVFGFIPGVLVAGAADLGLTGVWCGLLAFLVFRLVAVVLRFRSGRWVRTGVTR
- the rbfA gene encoding 30S ribosome-binding factor RbfA, with amino-acid sequence MADHARAARMAKRIMTIVASAIEREVKDRRLEYVTVTDCRVTGDLHDATVFYTVRGASIDEPADTAAAAEALHRARGQLRKIVGDQLSVRFTPTLSFSLDTVPEASAHMEELLAKAREIDERVRAQAAGAAPAGESDPYRVAADQAADSTGVDDD